A genome region from Gemmatimonadota bacterium includes the following:
- a CDS encoding extracellular solute-binding protein: MILFRFLLLFSILTSFAAASEAQDQRPDRAPQAQPPVRVEIPLFEGGQGLEFFLACARTYEQEHEDVVIDLYGDPRIHDKVRVRILERSFPEVTNARLNYWALIRNGDLLPLDEFLDQPNWEGDRTWRESFLPGTLAQYTHEGRTYGIPLMASAYAVWYNKNMFEENGWEPATTWEEFLDLCEEIKAAGMWPLAFQGRYPGYVQAVIDHGYYHLAGPERYFDQKNLVPGSFDNPEFVEALSLAQRIALNYFQPGAMGMSHTESQLEFFLGHTAMIFCGSWLKSEMLGKIPDDFRLGSFNIPVAPTGRADPTAVYGGSGYYFVLKDSENPLAGVEFLRFMTSRRMAGLFARMRDIPVSVAGVSEANLTEDMADLAAMLKNAAVTYGTPPGEGYPAMTQYWTDARFRVITGQTTPAEAAAELEAAAAVVRRQTIAPDEINIRHVWKPSLLIGLMALAIGYWSATTYKRYRDRRRAGKSHVAGLPFLGRTDRIIFIAPALLLYAVFVIIPSAKSFLWSLNEWDGLTDMRFTGLLNFGRLLFESDGFWIALNNNLFIMFVIPLFVIPLSLFLAVCISRQIRGSKFFRIAFFFPNILGAVAATLLWMHLYNPQGGPINAALVGLGLILSALGFESAGSWLQAMEGFAWLSQSNLYWALIPMSIWGACGFNMILFLAAMESIPQSLYEAADIDGASSWRQFWTITLPLIWEVLSISIVFMVIGGMKAFETIWLLTNQTPTTQVHVIGTLMVQDMFTEFKIGEATAIAVLLFIMVFFGTAATLRLMRRETVEF, from the coding sequence ATGATCCTGTTCCGATTCCTCCTGCTGTTCAGCATACTCACGTCTTTCGCGGCCGCTTCCGAAGCGCAAGACCAGCGGCCGGATCGGGCACCGCAGGCACAGCCCCCGGTCCGCGTCGAGATCCCCCTCTTCGAGGGCGGCCAGGGCCTGGAGTTCTTCCTCGCGTGCGCACGGACCTACGAACAGGAGCACGAAGACGTGGTGATCGACCTCTACGGCGATCCCCGCATCCACGACAAGGTGCGGGTGCGCATCCTGGAACGGTCCTTCCCCGAGGTCACCAACGCCCGCCTCAACTACTGGGCGCTCATCCGCAACGGCGACCTGCTGCCCCTGGACGAGTTCCTCGACCAGCCGAACTGGGAGGGGGACCGCACCTGGCGCGAATCGTTCCTGCCGGGGACCCTGGCCCAGTACACCCACGAGGGAAGGACTTACGGCATCCCCCTGATGGCGTCGGCCTACGCCGTGTGGTACAACAAGAACATGTTCGAGGAAAACGGCTGGGAACCGGCGACGACCTGGGAGGAGTTCCTCGACCTGTGCGAGGAGATCAAGGCCGCCGGGATGTGGCCCCTCGCCTTCCAGGGCCGGTACCCGGGCTACGTGCAGGCCGTGATCGACCACGGCTACTACCACCTCGCCGGACCTGAGCGGTACTTCGATCAGAAGAACCTGGTGCCCGGCAGTTTCGACAACCCCGAATTCGTCGAGGCCCTTTCCCTCGCACAGCGGATCGCGCTGAACTACTTCCAACCGGGCGCCATGGGCATGAGTCACACCGAGTCCCAGCTCGAGTTCTTCCTGGGGCACACGGCCATGATCTTCTGCGGTTCGTGGCTCAAGAGCGAGATGCTGGGGAAAATCCCGGACGATTTCCGTCTGGGATCCTTCAACATCCCTGTGGCGCCGACCGGCAGGGCGGATCCCACGGCCGTCTACGGCGGGTCCGGGTACTATTTCGTCCTGAAGGACAGCGAGAACCCGCTGGCCGGGGTCGAGTTCCTGCGCTTCATGACTTCGCGGCGCATGGCCGGCCTGTTCGCCCGGATGCGCGACATCCCCGTGTCCGTGGCGGGCGTATCCGAAGCGAACCTGACCGAGGACATGGCGGACCTGGCGGCCATGTTGAAGAACGCGGCCGTCACCTACGGCACGCCGCCCGGCGAGGGTTATCCGGCCATGACGCAGTACTGGACCGACGCCCGGTTCAGGGTGATCACCGGCCAGACCACGCCCGCAGAGGCCGCCGCGGAACTGGAAGCGGCCGCGGCCGTCGTTCGACGGCAGACCATCGCGCCGGACGAGATCAACATCCGGCACGTCTGGAAACCCAGCCTGCTGATCGGCCTTATGGCTCTGGCCATCGGCTACTGGTCGGCCACGACCTACAAACGCTACCGGGACCGCCGCCGCGCGGGGAAATCACACGTCGCCGGTCTCCCATTCCTCGGGCGCACTGACCGGATCATCTTCATCGCGCCTGCCCTGCTGCTCTATGCGGTCTTCGTGATCATCCCGAGCGCGAAATCTTTCCTCTGGAGCCTGAACGAATGGGACGGGCTGACCGACATGCGCTTCACGGGCCTGCTCAATTTCGGCCGGCTGCTCTTCGAAAGCGACGGGTTCTGGATCGCGCTGAACAACAACCTGTTCATCATGTTCGTCATCCCGCTTTTCGTCATCCCCCTCTCTCTCTTCCTGGCCGTGTGCATCAGCCGGCAAATCCGGGGGTCGAAGTTCTTCCGCATCGCCTTCTTCTTCCCGAACATCCTCGGGGCCGTGGCCGCGACGCTCCTCTGGATGCACCTCTACAATCCCCAGGGCGGACCGATCAACGCCGCACTGGTGGGACTCGGCCTGATCCTGTCCGCGTTAGGCTTCGAGAGCGCGGGAAGCTGGCTACAGGCCATGGAAGGATTCGCCTGGCTGTCGCAGTCCAACCTGTACTGGGCGCTCATCCCCATGTCCATCTGGGGCGCCTGCGGCTTCAACATGATCCTCTTCCTGGCCGCCATGGAAAGCATTCCCCAGAGCCTCTACGAAGCGGCGGACATCGACGGGGCCTCGTCGTGGCGGCAGTTCTGGACCATCACCCTGCCGCTGATCTGGGAGGTGCTGTCCATCTCCATCGTGTTCATGGTCATCGGCGGGATGAAGGCCTTCGAGACCATCTGGCTCCTGACCAACCAGACGCCCACCACGCAGGTGCACGTCATCGGCACGCTCATGGTGCAGGACATGTTCACCGAATTCAAGATCGGCGAAGCCACGGCCATCGCGGTGCTGCTGTTCATCATGGTGTTCTTCGGCACGGCCGCCACACTGCGGCTCATGCGAAGAGAAACGGTGGAGTTCTGA